The following are from one region of the Heliangelus exortis chromosome 29, bHelExo1.hap1, whole genome shotgun sequence genome:
- the CCDC47 gene encoding PAT complex subunit CCDC47 produces the protein MKILYIFMTLLFIPWTFSLAKYDEFEDGDDILEYDDNDFAEFEDVNEDAVTESPQRIITTEDDEEEATVELEGQDENQEDFDDADAQEGDTESEPYDDEEFEGYEEKPDASPSKNKDPITIVNVPAHLQNSWESYYMEILMVTGLLAYIMNYIIGKNKNNRLAHAWFSTHRELLESNFALVGDDGTNKEATSTGKLNQENEHIYNLWCSGRVCCEGMLIQLKFLKRQDLLNVLARMMRPSSDQVQIKVTMNDEDMDTYVFAVGTRKALVRLQKEMQDLSEFCSDKPKSGAKYGLPDSLAILSEMGEVTEGMMDAKMIHFLTHYADRIESVQFSDQFSGPKLMQEEGQLTKLPETKKTLLFTFNVPGLGNTSPKDMESLLPLMSMVIYCIDKAKKFRLNREGKQKADKNRARVEENFLKLTHVQRQEAAQSRREEKKRAEKERIMNEEDPEKQRRLEEAALRREQKKLEKKQMKMKQIKVKAM, from the exons atgaagattttatatatttttatgactctcctcttcatcccctgGACTTTTTCCTTGGCAAAATATGATGAGTTTGAGGATGGAGATGACATTCTGGAATATGATGATAATGACTTTGCTGAGTTTGAGGATGTTAATGAAGATGCAGTCACAGAGTCTCCTCAGAGGATCATCACCACagaggatgatgaggaggaaGCCACTGTAGAGCTTGAAGGACAAGATGAGAATCAGGAAGACTTTGATGATGCAGATGCACAG GAAGGTGACACTGAGAGTGAACCATATGATGATGAGGAATTTGAAGGCTATGAAGAGAAACCAGATGCATCTCCTAGCAAAAATAAAGACCCCATCACCATAGTTAAT GTCCCTGCTCACCTCCAGAACAGCTGGGAGAGTTACTACATGGAGATCCTGATGGTCACAGGGCTTCTTGCTTACATCATGAATTACATCATTGGGAAGAACAAAAACAACCGTCTGGCTCATGCCTGGTTCAGCACTCACAGGGAGCTGCTAGAGAGTAACTTTGCTCTTGTTG ggGATGATGGCACTAACAAAGAAGCTACAAGCACTGGGAAACTAAATCAAGAAAATGAACACATCTATAACTTGTGGTGCTCTGGCAGGGTGTGCTGTGAGGGGATGCTCATCCAGCTCAAG ttCCTCAAGAGACAAGACCTCCTGAATGTTCTTGCACGCATGATGAGGCCATCCTCTGACCAAGTG CAAATAAAAGTAACAATGAATGATGAAGATATGGACACCTATGTGTTTGCTGTTGGGACAAGAAAAGCACTGGTACGACTTCAGAAAGAGATGCAGGACCTG agTGAGTTCTGCAGTGATAAACCCAAGTCTGGTGCAAAATATGGGCTTCCAGATTCACTGGCTATCTTGTCAGAGATGGGGGAAGTCACTGAGGGAATGATGGATGCTAAG ATGATCCATTTCCTCACTCACTATGCTGACAGGATTGAGTCCGTCCAGTTCTCGGACCAGTTCTCCGGTCCAAAACTTATGCAAGA GGAGGGGCAGCTTACAAAGCTGCCTGAAACTAAAAAGACACTTTTGTTTACATTTAACG TGCCTGGTTTAGGCAACACTTCCCCAAAGGACATGGAGTCTTTGCTGCCCCTGATGAGCATGGTTATCTACTGCATTGACAAAGCCAAGAAGTTTCGTCTTAACAGAGAA GGGAAGCAAAAAGCTGACAAGAACAGGGCTCGGGTGGAGGAAAACTTCCTGAAACTGACCCATgtgcagaggcaggaggctgCTCAGTCCCGGCGGGAGGAGAAGAAACGGGCAGAGAAGGAACGGATCATGAACGAGGAGGATCCCGAGAAACAGCGGCGGCTGGAG GAAGCTGCTTTACGTCGTGAACAGAAAAAACTTGagaagaagcagatgaagatgaagCAAATCAAAGTGAAAGCAATGTGA